A single Fundidesulfovibrio terrae DNA region contains:
- a CDS encoding HD-GYP domain-containing protein: MSVRKLVSAERLRPGMYVSRLEMSWFKHPYLSSRVGILKDDKAVAELKALGAHFVEIDLDRGLDEEGPVRVSQEKDVRPENAPLPPLPPRVPAVSDSAGTMRFAKKLFDHGVECTRRVIGVAEAGKPVQLAQARALIARLISSVKANQNVLRLLGVLKDYDEYTFTHCLNVASMGVLFGNHMGLPDRQLELLGLSGLLHDVGKCLLPKEIVNKPGRLTDEEFEVMKHHTVLGWEYIKDQEGIPEQSARGVLEHHERLDGSGYPNQISGSEMDGVSRILSVLDVFDALTSDRVYRVRLSPHTALKTLFEKRGVAFAENVLDRFVKCVGVYPASSVVQLRNGCYAVVTGHDPARPLNPFMTIFRNAEGLPVKPRRVETLRLGAESGTSGYDIVRHVEPSVIAPPDLGTLL, translated from the coding sequence ATGAGCGTGCGCAAGCTCGTTTCGGCCGAGAGGCTCAGGCCCGGCATGTACGTAAGCCGCCTGGAGATGTCCTGGTTCAAGCACCCGTATCTGTCGTCCCGGGTGGGAATTCTGAAGGACGACAAGGCGGTGGCCGAGCTCAAGGCCCTGGGCGCGCATTTCGTGGAGATCGACCTGGACCGGGGACTGGACGAGGAAGGCCCCGTCAGGGTCAGCCAAGAGAAGGATGTCCGCCCGGAGAACGCCCCCCTGCCGCCCCTGCCCCCCAGGGTTCCGGCCGTGTCCGACTCCGCGGGCACCATGCGCTTCGCCAAGAAGCTCTTCGACCACGGCGTGGAGTGCACCCGCCGGGTCATCGGCGTGGCCGAGGCGGGAAAGCCGGTGCAGCTGGCCCAGGCCAGGGCGCTCATCGCCCGGCTCATCTCCTCGGTGAAGGCCAACCAGAACGTGCTGCGCCTGCTCGGGGTGCTCAAGGACTACGACGAATACACCTTCACCCATTGCCTCAACGTGGCATCCATGGGCGTGCTCTTCGGAAACCACATGGGCCTGCCGGACCGGCAGCTGGAGCTGCTCGGCCTTTCAGGGCTGCTGCACGACGTAGGCAAGTGCCTGCTGCCCAAGGAGATCGTGAACAAGCCCGGAAGGCTCACCGACGAGGAATTCGAGGTGATGAAGCACCACACGGTGCTCGGCTGGGAGTACATCAAGGACCAGGAGGGCATTCCTGAGCAGTCCGCCCGGGGAGTCCTGGAGCATCACGAGCGCCTGGACGGCTCCGGCTACCCCAACCAGATCTCCGGGAGCGAGATGGACGGCGTGTCGCGCATCCTCTCGGTGCTGGACGTCTTCGACGCCCTCACCAGCGACCGGGTGTACCGCGTGCGCCTGAGCCCCCACACCGCCCTCAAGACCCTCTTCGAGAAGCGCGGCGTGGCCTTCGCCGAGAACGTGCTGGACCGCTTCGTCAAATGCGTCGGAGTCTACCCGGCCTCCAGCGTGGTGCAACTGCGCAACGGCTGCTATGCGGTGGTCACGGGCCACGACCCGGCCCGCCCCTTGAATCCCTTCATGACCATTTTCCGCAATGCGGAAGGGTTGCCCGTGAAGCCCAGGCGCGTGGAAACCCTGCGCCTGGGCGCGGAAAGCGGCACCTCCGGATATGACATCGTGCGCCACGTGGAGCCATCCGTCATTGCTCCACCCGACCTGGGAACGCTTCTTTAA
- a CDS encoding EAL and HDOD domain-containing protein, whose product MFGYQALAAPPLFARQPVFTADLRVFGHELLYRQGLASTQAVFADLDAATLTVVAGAFQLQPGDLSGSQKILVNFGRRTILDKAPYALPADKTVVQVEEGILLDDPLLAALDALKAEGFQIAVNGFQARPDAAPLLELADLAIVDVLGKTPESLAPILKPLHDRKITAMARKVEDEDAFATAKKLGFSLFQGYFFKKPEVVAGRRLASNEIARLKLLRLTQSDQPDADSLAEAIRSDVSLTYRLLSYLNSPLHGQRMEKLSIPRAIMYLGWTQLRHWLRVIALTDISPSGKAGELAFLSLQRARFFELAGTGQGLDQQQVDNLFTLGLFSLLDAMLQSPIEELLGNLPLDARVKEALLARTGPLAPWLTMTHCFEHGDWAGLERALVALDIPAELAAESYSQAMEFAASFTRKSS is encoded by the coding sequence ATGTTTGGATACCAGGCCCTGGCCGCCCCACCCCTTTTCGCCCGCCAACCGGTCTTCACGGCCGATCTGCGCGTTTTCGGGCACGAGCTGCTCTATCGGCAGGGTCTGGCCTCCACCCAGGCCGTGTTCGCCGACCTGGACGCCGCCACCCTCACCGTGGTGGCCGGAGCCTTCCAGCTCCAGCCCGGAGATCTCTCCGGCAGCCAGAAAATCCTGGTGAACTTCGGGCGCAGGACCATCCTGGACAAGGCCCCCTACGCCCTACCCGCGGACAAGACCGTGGTGCAGGTGGAGGAAGGCATCCTCCTGGACGATCCCCTGCTGGCCGCCTTGGACGCCCTCAAGGCCGAGGGCTTTCAGATCGCCGTCAATGGCTTCCAGGCCCGCCCGGATGCGGCTCCGCTGCTGGAACTGGCCGATTTGGCCATTGTGGACGTGCTGGGCAAAACGCCGGAAAGCCTCGCCCCGATCCTCAAGCCCCTGCACGACCGCAAGATCACGGCCATGGCCAGGAAGGTCGAGGACGAAGACGCCTTCGCCACTGCCAAAAAGCTGGGATTCAGCCTGTTCCAGGGATATTTCTTCAAGAAACCCGAGGTAGTGGCCGGACGGCGCCTGGCCTCCAACGAGATCGCCCGGCTGAAGCTCTTGCGCCTCACCCAGTCCGACCAGCCCGATGCCGACTCACTGGCCGAGGCCATCCGCTCCGACGTGTCCCTCACCTACCGCCTGCTCAGCTATCTGAATTCACCCCTGCACGGGCAGCGCATGGAGAAGCTCTCCATCCCCAGGGCCATCATGTACCTGGGCTGGACCCAGCTCCGGCACTGGCTGCGGGTCATCGCCCTCACGGACATCTCGCCCTCCGGCAAGGCCGGGGAGCTGGCCTTCCTGTCCCTGCAGCGGGCCCGGTTCTTCGAACTGGCGGGCACAGGGCAGGGCCTGGACCAGCAACAGGTCGACAACCTCTTCACCCTGGGACTTTTCTCCCTGCTGGACGCCATGCTCCAGTCGCCCATTGAGGAGCTTCTGGGCAATCTGCCCCTGGACGCCCGCGTGAAGGAGGCCCTGCTTGCCCGCACCGGCCCCCTCGCGCCCTGGCTTACCATGACCCACTGCTTCGAGCATGGGGACTGGGCCGGCCTGGAGCGCGCCCTCGTCGCCCTGGACATCCCCGCCGAACTGGCCGCCGAGAGCTATTCCCAGGCCATGGAATTCGCCGCCTCCTTCACCCGCAAGAGTTCGTAA
- a CDS encoding superoxide dismutase, whose protein sequence is MSDRSDGGLTRREFNALAASAVAAAAFGAFSPQPAHAQGAPVFPIPVLPFPEDALEPVISAKTISFHYGKHTKTYYDNMNKMLEGKPSAGMTLEKVFLDASKDAAAVGLFNNAAQAWNHTFYFAGLKKGGGGAPSGKLGDAIKAAFGGFEEFKKAFIDAAVTQFGSGWAWLVEDAGTLKVVKTPNAMNPMVNNQKPILTVDVWEHAYYLDYQNRRADYVKDVLEKLVNWDVAAKNLG, encoded by the coding sequence ATGAGTGATCGCAGTGACGGCGGCCTGACCCGCAGAGAGTTCAACGCCCTCGCCGCCTCGGCCGTCGCAGCAGCCGCTTTCGGCGCGTTCTCACCCCAACCGGCCCATGCGCAAGGAGCTCCCGTGTTTCCCATCCCTGTGTTGCCCTTTCCGGAAGATGCCCTGGAACCTGTGATTTCCGCCAAAACCATCTCCTTCCATTACGGAAAGCACACCAAGACGTATTACGACAACATGAACAAGATGCTCGAAGGCAAGCCCAGCGCGGGCATGACCCTGGAGAAGGTGTTCCTGGACGCCTCCAAGGACGCAGCCGCCGTGGGCCTGTTCAACAACGCCGCCCAGGCGTGGAATCACACTTTCTACTTCGCGGGCCTGAAAAAGGGCGGAGGCGGCGCTCCCTCGGGCAAGCTCGGCGACGCCATCAAGGCCGCCTTCGGCGGTTTCGAGGAGTTCAAAAAGGCCTTCATCGACGCGGCCGTCACCCAGTTCGGCAGCGGCTGGGCCTGGCTGGTGGAGGACGCCGGAACGCTCAAGGTGGTCAAGACCCCCAACGCCATGAACCCCATGGTCAACAACCAGAAGCCCATCCTCACAGTGGACGTCTGGGAGCACGCCTACTACCTCGACTACCAGAACCGCCGGGCCGATTACGTCAAGGACGTGCTGGAGAAACTGGTGAACTGGGACGTGGCGGCGAAGAATCTGGGCTAG
- a CDS encoding flagellar brake protein, with product MPTPPQHGQPESRRSPGFHLDVSLGQPCVLSFESDKERFRSSVIGLEPYQFLIIRLPGVPGIQQKLALGPGITLRLECEGTLWGFKSRVLKTVLSPAPMLVVAYPYSAERLQLRRHRRATCFLPARITNDFLDVDGLVTDISLGGCHIVLDGAVSEKVLNIMTGDPVVLTLNTEGDAPLRVDASVHRRKGGKVRQSLGLEFSSPAPDARERIARFVSRMEDAQNVLEQDSQP from the coding sequence GTGCCAACGCCCCCCCAACACGGACAGCCCGAAAGCCGGCGCAGTCCCGGATTCCACCTGGACGTCTCGCTGGGCCAGCCGTGCGTGCTCTCCTTCGAGAGCGACAAGGAGCGGTTCAGGTCATCGGTCATCGGCCTGGAGCCCTACCAGTTCCTCATCATCCGGCTGCCCGGCGTGCCCGGCATCCAGCAGAAGCTCGCCCTGGGTCCGGGGATAACCCTGCGCCTGGAATGCGAAGGCACCCTCTGGGGCTTCAAGTCCAGGGTGCTCAAGACCGTCCTCTCGCCCGCGCCCATGCTGGTGGTGGCCTACCCCTATTCGGCGGAGCGCCTCCAGCTACGCAGGCACCGCCGGGCCACGTGCTTCCTGCCCGCCAGGATCACCAACGACTTCCTGGACGTGGACGGCCTGGTCACGGACATCAGCCTGGGTGGCTGCCACATTGTCCTGGACGGGGCCGTAAGCGAAAAGGTGCTCAACATCATGACCGGCGACCCGGTGGTGCTCACCCTGAACACCGAGGGAGACGCCCCCCTGCGCGTGGACGCCTCCGTGCACAGGCGCAAGGGCGGCAAGGTCCGCCAGAGTCTGGGCCTGGAGTTCTCGTCCCCGGCCCCGGACGCCCGGGAAAGGATCGCCCGGTTCGTCTCCCGCATGGAAGACGCCCAAAACGTGCTGGAACAGGACAGCCAGCCGTGA
- a CDS encoding Mut7-C ubiquitin/RNAse domain-containing protein, translating to MNTATLHFHGELASLAGSGRVDFPTARRASVKDAVESLGVPHTEVYGLGVNGQPAGFGHIPAGGEAVDIFPAMPPVDVTMAHLERPALAQVRFIADANVGRLATYLRLLGFDTLYDRHFQDADVARLAASQARILLTRDRGVLRRRIVVWGRLVRANDPVEQARDVVRFFGLARKAEAFRRCLRCNGLLESTSKADVMHLLEPRTKRYFEEFSRCPGCGKVYWAGSHHGKIEDMFRRLIGREDQEESV from the coding sequence ATGAACACGGCCACACTCCATTTTCACGGCGAACTCGCCTCCCTGGCGGGAAGCGGCCGCGTGGACTTTCCCACGGCGCGCCGGGCGTCCGTCAAGGACGCGGTGGAATCGCTCGGCGTGCCGCACACCGAAGTATACGGACTAGGCGTGAATGGGCAACCCGCCGGTTTCGGCCACATTCCGGCCGGCGGCGAAGCCGTCGACATTTTCCCCGCGATGCCTCCGGTGGACGTCACCATGGCGCACCTGGAACGCCCCGCCCTCGCGCAGGTTCGCTTCATCGCAGACGCCAACGTGGGACGCCTGGCCACCTACCTGCGCCTCCTGGGCTTCGACACGCTCTATGACCGCCATTTCCAGGACGCCGACGTGGCCCGACTGGCCGCAAGTCAGGCGCGCATCCTGCTCACCCGGGACCGGGGGGTGCTGCGGCGCAGGATCGTGGTTTGGGGACGCCTGGTGCGCGCCAACGACCCCGTGGAGCAGGCCCGCGACGTGGTGCGGTTCTTTGGGCTCGCACGCAAGGCTGAGGCTTTCAGGCGCTGCCTGCGCTGCAACGGGCTGCTCGAAAGCACGTCCAAGGCCGACGTCATGCACCTGCTCGAACCCAGGACCAAGAGATATTTTGAGGAGTTCTCCCGCTGTCCCGGCTGCGGCAAGGTCTACTGGGCCGGGTCGCACCACGGGAAGATCGAGGACATGTTCAGAAGATTGATCGGAAGAGAAGACCAAGAGGAAAGCGTTTAA
- a CDS encoding chemotaxis protein CheW, producing the protein MSDSTNQFLTFTLGEEVFALDIASVREVLEYTAITKVPRTHESIRGVINLRGRAVPVVDVRLKFGMAETQRTVDTCIIIVEVSLGGEDTVLGALADSVKEVMDIEPGDMEPAPRMGTSIKADFIRGIGKQGDEFIIVLDIDKVFSEEEIGDAVAVAGDARAED; encoded by the coding sequence GTGAGCGACAGCACCAATCAGTTCTTGACCTTCACCCTGGGCGAGGAGGTCTTCGCCCTGGACATCGCCTCGGTGCGCGAGGTGCTGGAATACACCGCCATCACCAAGGTGCCGCGCACGCACGAGAGCATCCGCGGGGTCATCAACTTGCGCGGGCGCGCCGTGCCCGTGGTGGACGTGCGCCTCAAGTTCGGCATGGCCGAGACCCAGCGCACCGTGGACACCTGCATCATCATCGTGGAGGTGTCCCTGGGCGGCGAGGACACGGTCCTCGGCGCCCTGGCCGACTCGGTGAAGGAGGTCATGGACATCGAACCGGGGGACATGGAACCGGCTCCCCGGATGGGCACGTCCATCAAGGCCGACTTCATCCGGGGCATCGGCAAGCAGGGTGACGAGTTCATCATCGTGCTGGACATCGACAAGGTGTTCTCGGAAGAGGAAATCGGCGACGCCGTTGCAGTGGCGGGGGACGCCCGCGCCGAGGACTGA
- a CDS encoding SulP family inorganic anion transporter, with the protein MSALHDLAELARNSIQLPSCCAWRGKLDRQAVKADLMAGLTGAIIVLPQGLAFALIAGLPPQYGLYSAIVPTILAAVFGSSLHLISGPTTAISIVVFANISAMAEPFSPRYIELALTLTFLTGLFQLALGMARMGALINFVSRSVMTGFTAGAAVLIALGQLSHLLGVDLPKGSGWKLLAALPAASLESDPAALAVGATALGTALFFRKKYPKLPGLLLAMVAASLMAWALGGDARGLKMAGALPGGLPPFSWPLAEPSSISDLVPGALAVAMLGLAEAVAIARAVAAASGQRLDNNQEFMGQGISNLVGSFFSGYASSGSFTRTGVNLQSGAKTPLAAVFSAVAVALAGVLVAPLTAHLPMAGVAGVLMVVAGGLIHGRDIHRIVRTSSHEAVVMGITAVSCLAVNLEFALFSGVMLSLLFYLNRTSHPHFITLAPDPAGRKRHLANIARKPLLECPQVKILRLDGSIFFGAVNHISEELHHILQDTEQKHVILVASGVNFIDVTGCQMVFQQETTLGKEGRRLYLCSLKQEVLDTLRLCGCMQGLGKDSVFDTKAEAIREVLKNIDYSICCRCEAKVFKECESITDGFCMID; encoded by the coding sequence ATGTCCGCACTGCACGACCTCGCCGAACTGGCCAGAAACTCCATCCAACTCCCCTCGTGCTGTGCCTGGCGCGGCAAGCTCGACCGCCAGGCCGTCAAGGCGGACCTCATGGCCGGGCTCACCGGGGCCATCATCGTGCTGCCCCAGGGACTGGCCTTCGCCCTCATCGCCGGGCTGCCGCCGCAGTACGGGCTCTATTCGGCCATCGTGCCCACCATCCTGGCGGCTGTGTTCGGATCGAGCCTCCACCTGATCTCCGGACCCACAACGGCCATCTCCATCGTGGTATTCGCCAACATCTCGGCCATGGCCGAGCCCTTCTCGCCGCGCTACATCGAGCTGGCCCTGACCCTGACCTTCCTCACCGGCCTGTTCCAGCTGGCGCTGGGCATGGCCAGGATGGGCGCGCTCATCAATTTCGTGTCCCGCTCGGTCATGACCGGGTTCACAGCCGGGGCCGCGGTGCTCATCGCGCTGGGCCAGCTGAGCCACCTGCTCGGGGTGGACCTGCCCAAGGGCTCCGGATGGAAACTGCTGGCAGCCCTGCCCGCGGCCTCCCTCGAGTCCGATCCGGCCGCCCTGGCCGTGGGCGCTACAGCCCTGGGCACGGCTTTGTTCTTCCGGAAAAAGTATCCCAAGCTGCCCGGCCTGCTCCTGGCCATGGTGGCCGCAAGCCTGATGGCCTGGGCCCTGGGGGGAGACGCGCGGGGGCTGAAGATGGCCGGAGCCCTGCCCGGAGGCCTGCCGCCGTTCTCCTGGCCCCTGGCCGAGCCCTCGTCCATAAGCGACCTGGTGCCGGGCGCGCTGGCCGTGGCCATGCTCGGGCTGGCCGAGGCCGTGGCCATCGCCCGCGCCGTGGCCGCCGCCAGCGGCCAGCGCCTGGACAACAACCAGGAATTCATGGGCCAGGGCATCTCCAACCTCGTGGGCAGCTTCTTCTCGGGCTACGCCTCGTCCGGCTCCTTCACCAGGACCGGGGTGAACCTGCAGTCCGGGGCCAAGACGCCCCTGGCGGCGGTGTTCTCGGCCGTGGCCGTGGCCCTGGCCGGGGTGCTGGTGGCCCCGCTGACCGCCCACCTGCCCATGGCCGGGGTGGCAGGGGTGCTCATGGTGGTGGCCGGCGGGCTCATCCACGGCCGGGACATCCACCGCATCGTGCGCACCAGCAGCCACGAGGCCGTGGTCATGGGCATCACGGCGGTGTCGTGTCTGGCGGTCAACCTGGAGTTCGCCCTGTTCTCCGGGGTCATGTTGTCGCTTCTGTTCTACCTGAACCGCACCTCGCATCCCCACTTCATCACCCTGGCCCCGGACCCGGCCGGCCGCAAGCGCCACCTGGCCAACATCGCCCGCAAGCCCCTGCTGGAATGCCCCCAGGTGAAGATCCTACGCCTGGACGGCTCCATCTTCTTCGGCGCGGTGAACCACATCTCCGAGGAGCTGCACCACATCCTGCAGGACACCGAGCAGAAGCACGTCATCCTGGTGGCCAGCGGGGTGAACTTCATCGACGTGACCGGCTGCCAGATGGTCTTCCAGCAGGAGACCACCCTGGGCAAGGAGGGGCGCAGGCTCTACCTGTGTTCGCTCAAGCAGGAGGTGCTGGACACCTTGCGCCTGTGCGGCTGCATGCAGGGCCTGGGCAAGGACTCCGTGTTCGACACCAAGGCCGAGGCCATCCGCGAGGTGCTGAAAAACATCGACTACTCCATCTGCTGCCGTTGCGAAGCCAAGGTCTTCAAGGAGTGCGAATCCATCACCGACGGGTTCTGCATGATCGACTGA
- a CDS encoding M48 family metallopeptidase, with translation MNGFVVAILVSMFVVSAITGLARWLNVRGLTGVMPCEFEGVFPEQEYVRSREYLRAGAGLEWAREGFDLLVVAAFAMAGGFGWLDAWVRTLGFGELGSGLVFLGALAAAQGVLGLPFDVYGTFVLEARFGFNATTPEVFILDRIKGAALGAVLGGGLLAAVLWAYGRMGSYAWLGAWAAIAVFTAVLMVVAPVWILPLFNRFSPLEEGSLRRSIEEYAAAKGFSLDGIFVMDGSKRSSKANAFFTGLGKRKRISLYDTLVDKLSTDEVVAVLAHEMGHARLGHIRKGFMLAMLKMGLTLCVLQLFLGASGMQEAFGVGRPSAYVGLALFGLAYQPLALALGVVANWFSRRFEFEADAYAADAPGGGAALASALKSLSVANLSNLTPHALTVWLHYSHPPVLQRIRRLTNSCG, from the coding sequence ATGAACGGTTTCGTTGTTGCGATCCTGGTTTCGATGTTCGTTGTGTCCGCCATAACAGGGCTGGCCCGTTGGCTCAACGTGCGCGGGCTGACGGGCGTGATGCCGTGCGAGTTCGAGGGGGTGTTTCCCGAACAGGAGTACGTCCGGTCACGCGAGTACCTGCGGGCCGGGGCCGGCCTGGAGTGGGCGCGCGAGGGTTTCGATCTGCTGGTGGTGGCCGCATTCGCCATGGCCGGGGGCTTCGGCTGGCTGGACGCCTGGGTGCGCACGCTCGGATTTGGCGAACTGGGTTCGGGCCTGGTGTTCCTGGGCGCTTTGGCGGCCGCGCAGGGCGTGCTGGGCCTGCCTTTCGACGTCTACGGGACGTTCGTGCTGGAAGCCCGCTTCGGCTTCAACGCCACCACGCCGGAAGTGTTCATCCTGGACAGGATCAAGGGCGCTGCGTTGGGTGCGGTGCTCGGGGGCGGACTGCTTGCGGCGGTGTTGTGGGCCTACGGGCGGATGGGGAGCTACGCCTGGCTTGGCGCGTGGGCGGCTATCGCCGTGTTCACGGCGGTGCTGATGGTGGTGGCCCCGGTGTGGATTCTCCCGCTCTTCAACCGTTTCTCGCCGCTCGAAGAGGGATCGCTTCGCCGGTCCATCGAAGAGTACGCCGCGGCCAAGGGTTTCAGCCTGGACGGCATCTTTGTCATGGACGGCTCCAAACGGTCCTCCAAGGCCAACGCCTTTTTCACGGGCCTCGGCAAACGCAAGCGCATCAGTTTGTATGACACTCTGGTTGACAAGCTGTCTACGGACGAAGTTGTGGCCGTGCTGGCTCACGAAATGGGCCATGCCCGGCTCGGGCACATCCGCAAGGGGTTCATGCTGGCCATGCTGAAGATGGGGCTGACGCTCTGCGTGCTGCAGCTTTTTCTGGGCGCGTCCGGGATGCAGGAGGCGTTCGGGGTGGGGAGGCCGTCGGCCTACGTGGGGCTTGCGCTCTTCGGGCTGGCCTACCAGCCCCTGGCCCTGGCGCTGGGGGTGGTTGCCAACTGGTTCTCGCGGCGTTTCGAATTCGAGGCGGACGCCTATGCGGCGGACGCACCGGGCGGGGGGGCGGCCCTGGCCTCGGCGCTCAAGTCCTTAAGCGTGGCCAACCTCTCCAACCTGACGCCGCACGCGCTCACGGTCTGGCTGCACTACAGCCATCCGCCGGTGCTTCAGAGGATCAGGCGGCTTACGAACTCTTGCGGGTGA
- a CDS encoding HD-GYP domain-containing protein, producing MIKRISTEDLKPGMFVSSFDLSWFKHPFVSTRLGVVRDQGLINELKKLGISHVEIDTDLCTADEARPSPEIRPGKAARERLQPCPSEGDPERSARFARKLFDHAMTATRSLMDSVRAGKPVRTEEFQPLVARLVDAVNHNENVLHIILSLKSFDDYTYTHSLNLAALGVLLGKSMNLEQADLERLGLAGILHDVGKCLVPREVIVKPGPLTEEEFNLVKAHPALAHGYLSRQNDIPGEVLRAVLEHHERLDGSGYPRGLADGAIHPYSSIISVVDVYDALTSDRVYRPRMSPHAALRLLFNQRGQTFPEAMVDTFIKRLGVYPSFSVVQLRNGCYAVVTRQTPGRPLFPEVMVFCDREHRPLVKRRLDTWRLCGELARKEYEIERPVEPGELPPPMLMGIA from the coding sequence ATGATCAAGCGCATCTCCACGGAGGATCTGAAGCCTGGCATGTTCGTCAGTTCCTTCGACCTCTCCTGGTTCAAGCACCCGTTCGTCAGCACCCGCCTGGGCGTCGTGCGCGATCAGGGGCTTATCAACGAGCTCAAGAAGCTCGGCATCAGTCATGTAGAAATCGATACAGATTTGTGCACAGCGGACGAGGCCCGACCTTCGCCGGAAATCCGGCCGGGAAAGGCCGCCAGGGAGCGTTTGCAGCCCTGCCCATCCGAGGGCGATCCCGAACGCTCCGCCCGGTTCGCCCGCAAGCTGTTCGACCACGCCATGACCGCCACCCGCTCGCTCATGGACAGTGTCCGCGCGGGCAAGCCGGTCAGGACCGAGGAGTTCCAGCCGCTCGTCGCCCGGCTCGTGGACGCCGTGAACCACAATGAAAACGTTCTGCACATCATCTTGTCGCTCAAGTCGTTCGACGACTACACCTACACCCACTCCCTGAACCTGGCGGCGCTGGGGGTTCTTCTGGGCAAATCCATGAACCTGGAGCAGGCCGACCTGGAGAGGCTCGGCCTGGCGGGAATTCTCCACGACGTCGGCAAATGCCTGGTCCCCCGCGAAGTCATCGTCAAGCCGGGCCCCCTCACCGAGGAGGAATTCAATCTGGTCAAGGCGCACCCCGCCCTGGCCCACGGCTACCTGAGCCGGCAGAACGACATCCCTGGCGAGGTGCTGCGGGCCGTGCTGGAGCACCACGAACGCCTGGACGGCTCCGGATACCCCCGCGGGCTCGCCGACGGGGCCATCCACCCCTACAGTTCCATCATCAGCGTGGTGGACGTCTACGACGCCCTGACCTCCGACCGGGTCTACCGGCCCCGCATGTCGCCCCACGCCGCCCTGCGCCTGCTTTTCAACCAGCGAGGGCAGACGTTCCCCGAAGCCATGGTGGACACGTTCATCAAGCGCCTGGGCGTGTACCCGTCCTTCAGCGTGGTGCAGCTCAGAAACGGCTGCTACGCGGTGGTCACGCGCCAGACGCCGGGAAGACCGCTCTTCCCCGAAGTGATGGTCTTCTGCGACAGGGAGCACCGGCCCCTGGTCAAGCGCCGCCTCGACACCTGGCGACTGTGCGGGGAGCTCGCCCGCAAGGAATACGAGATCGAACGCCCGGTGGAGCCCGGCGAACTGCCGCCCCCCATGCTCATGGGCATCGCCTAG
- a CDS encoding class I fructose-bisphosphate aldolase, protein MKIDDIAKLLGGEAASLLEHTCTTVSKKQLHLPGPDMVDRIYSQTDRPVPVLRSLQALYSAGRLAKTGYVSILPVDQGIEHSAGASFAPNPVYFDPENIVKLAIEAGCNGVASTMGVLGAVARRYAHKIPFILKINHNELLTYPAKADQIMFAQVEQAFSMGCIAVGATIYFGAQESTRQIQEVSKAFSRAHELGMATILWCYTRNPGFVKDGVDYHASADLTGQANHLGVTIEADIIKQKLPVNNGGYTAIKFGKTDKRVYSELTTDHPIDLCRYQVLNCYCGRMGLINSGGPSGGASDLAEAVKTAVVNKRAGGMGLISGRKAFQRPMKEGVELLRAIQDVYLCKQVTVA, encoded by the coding sequence ATGAAAATCGACGACATCGCCAAGCTCCTCGGCGGCGAAGCCGCATCGCTGCTGGAACACACCTGCACCACCGTCTCCAAAAAGCAGCTGCATCTGCCCGGCCCCGACATGGTGGACCGCATCTATTCCCAGACCGACCGGCCCGTGCCCGTGCTGCGCAGCCTCCAGGCCCTGTACTCGGCCGGACGTCTCGCCAAGACCGGCTACGTGTCCATCCTGCCCGTGGACCAGGGCATCGAACACTCCGCCGGGGCCTCCTTCGCGCCCAACCCCGTCTATTTCGACCCGGAAAATATCGTGAAGCTGGCCATCGAGGCCGGATGCAACGGCGTGGCCTCCACCATGGGCGTGCTGGGAGCGGTGGCCCGCAGATACGCTCACAAGATTCCCTTCATCCTCAAGATCAACCACAACGAACTGCTCACCTACCCGGCCAAGGCAGACCAGATCATGTTCGCCCAGGTGGAGCAGGCCTTCTCCATGGGCTGCATTGCCGTTGGCGCCACCATCTACTTCGGCGCTCAGGAATCCACCCGGCAGATCCAGGAAGTCTCCAAGGCTTTCAGCCGCGCCCACGAGCTGGGCATGGCCACCATCCTGTGGTGCTACACGCGCAACCCCGGCTTCGTGAAGGACGGCGTGGACTACCACGCCTCGGCCGACCTCACCGGGCAGGCCAACCACCTGGGCGTGACCATCGAGGCCGACATCATCAAGCAGAAACTGCCCGTCAACAACGGCGGCTACACGGCCATCAAGTTCGGCAAGACCGACAAGCGCGTCTACTCCGAACTGACCACCGATCATCCCATCGACCTGTGCCGCTACCAGGTGCTTAACTGCTACTGCGGCCGCATGGGGCTCATCAACTCGGGCGGACCGTCCGGCGGCGCGTCGGACCTGGCCGAGGCCGTCAAGACCGCCGTGGTCAACAAGCGAGCGGGCGGCATGGGACTCATCTCGGGGCGCAAGGCGTTTCAGCGGCCCATGAAGGAAGGCGTGGAGCTTCTGCGCGCGATTCAGGACGTGTATTTGTGCAAGCAGGTGACCGTGGCGTAG